The proteins below are encoded in one region of Halogranum gelatinilyticum:
- a CDS encoding TasA family protein, whose protein sequence is MSDKRVELTRRKVLGGLATIGAAGAATGAGTMAYFSDNETSSGNNISAGTVDLNSPSGFSANIENLKPGGSAESKTVSVTYDGSIDGVSLDIDTALSEPSESEAATNGSDLSADEFADRVEVVSASITHDRGGTKETDDLLADDSPSSPIKGNINATDDADAEEARDGETYVDLSELNDAMETVKGYATLNTDDTITLDLEVKLAADVGNEAQGDGVDFEVAFTVTQSADNTTSPTQA, encoded by the coding sequence ATGTCTGACAAGAGAGTCGAACTCACGCGACGCAAGGTACTGGGCGGACTCGCAACGATCGGCGCCGCTGGCGCAGCCACGGGCGCAGGGACGATGGCGTACTTCAGTGACAACGAGACGAGCTCGGGGAACAATATTTCAGCAGGGACGGTTGACCTTAATAGCCCGAGCGGTTTCTCTGCAAATATTGAAAATCTGAAACCAGGTGGATCGGCCGAATCAAAGACTGTCTCTGTGACGTACGATGGGAGTATCGATGGTGTCAGTCTTGACATCGATACGGCTCTCAGTGAGCCGAGTGAATCAGAGGCAGCTACCAATGGTAGTGACCTTTCTGCAGATGAGTTTGCAGACAGGGTAGAGGTCGTGTCAGCATCGATTACTCATGACAGAGGGGGGACTAAGGAAACGGACGACCTCCTAGCGGATGATTCCCCATCTTCACCGATCAAGGGGAATATTAATGCGACCGATGATGCGGACGCGGAAGAAGCTAGAGATGGTGAAACGTACGTTGACCTGAGCGAACTCAACGACGCGATGGAAACGGTCAAGGGTTACGCTACCTTAAATACTGATGATACAATCACCCTCGACTTAGAGGTCAAACTTGCTGCTGACGTTGGCAACGAAGCACAAGGAGACGGGGTTGACTTTGAGGTTGCCTTCACCGTCACGCAGTCTGCTGACAACACCACTTCCCCGACTCAGGCCTAA
- a CDS encoding DUF7344 domain-containing protein translates to MKQVGADTETLPREVVFDMLSSQRRRHTLHYLLQHDRPVELRELSRQVAAWENGIEPVEVTSDQRKNVYTALRQAHLPRMDRAGIVDFDPNRAEIELREEASDLQLYLEVIPGNDIPWSDYYLGLSVFSGLLIGAAEFGVFPFGEIQVVAWTGLVVFLFFASAATHAYMNRQMRLGQEGPPPGYEQELQQEDE, encoded by the coding sequence ATGAAGCAGGTCGGGGCGGATACCGAGACGCTTCCACGGGAGGTCGTCTTCGATATGCTGAGTAGTCAGCGACGACGACACACGCTGCACTACCTCTTACAGCACGACCGACCCGTCGAACTTCGCGAGCTGTCGCGGCAGGTGGCAGCGTGGGAGAACGGCATCGAGCCCGTCGAGGTCACGTCCGACCAGCGGAAGAACGTCTACACCGCGCTCAGGCAGGCACACCTCCCGCGGATGGACCGAGCGGGAATCGTCGACTTCGACCCGAACCGCGCGGAGATTGAACTCCGCGAGGAGGCAAGTGATCTGCAGTTGTACCTCGAAGTCATTCCGGGGAACGACATCCCGTGGAGCGACTACTATCTCGGTCTGAGCGTCTTCTCGGGATTGCTCATTGGTGCCGCGGAGTTCGGTGTCTTCCCGTTCGGTGAAATTCAAGTCGTAGCCTGGACGGGACTCGTCGTCTTCCTTTTCTTCGCGTCTGCGGCCACGCACGCGTACATGAACCGGCAGATGCGTCTGGGGCAAGAAGGCCCACCACCGGGCTACGAACAGGAACTCCAACAGGAGGACGAGTGA
- a CDS encoding signal peptidase I: protein MDRSKLLNTAGLVLLAVLVVPFVVFAVPQVVGAEHSFVVVSSSMAPAFHAGSAVVVNDVDPTSVDEGDVITFEAPGENFGGEGDVDRVTHRVVDVVEEEDGLYFQTKGDANEEVDQQLVPAENLIGRVFFAIPLIGWVLDFGGSQTGLLALVVVPSALLVVGEVWDLYQAATTGEEDKNQPSVTVEDD, encoded by the coding sequence ATGGACCGGTCGAAACTCCTCAACACTGCTGGTCTGGTGCTCCTGGCCGTCCTCGTGGTGCCGTTCGTCGTCTTCGCCGTCCCGCAGGTCGTCGGTGCCGAACACAGTTTCGTCGTCGTCTCGTCCAGTATGGCTCCGGCGTTCCACGCCGGGTCTGCCGTCGTCGTCAACGACGTCGATCCGACGAGCGTCGACGAAGGGGACGTCATCACGTTCGAAGCACCGGGTGAGAACTTCGGTGGCGAGGGTGATGTCGACCGCGTGACCCACCGCGTCGTCGACGTTGTCGAGGAGGAAGACGGCCTCTACTTCCAGACCAAGGGTGATGCCAACGAGGAGGTGGACCAACAACTCGTGCCAGCCGAGAACCTGATCGGTCGGGTGTTCTTCGCGATTCCGCTCATCGGCTGGGTACTCGACTTTGGCGGGTCGCAAACTGGACTGCTCGCTCTGGTCGTCGTCCCGTCGGCGCTTCTCGTCGTGGGTGAGGTCTGGGATCTGTATCAGGCGGCGACCACGGGTGAAGAGGACAAGAACCAGCCGTCGGTCACAGTCGAGGACGACTGA